One Streptococcus gallolyticus subsp. gallolyticus DSM 16831 DNA window includes the following coding sequences:
- a CDS encoding helix-turn-helix transcriptional regulator — protein MQIKLYELRKEAGLTQAQMAEKLNISETTYRSKELGQTDFKSTEMFLIADILEKDIHEIFLPKKTTIRG, from the coding sequence ATGCAAATAAAATTGTACGAATTACGTAAAGAAGCTGGGCTAACACAGGCGCAGATGGCTGAAAAACTGAATATTTCTGAAACAACTTATCGCTCAAAAGAGCTAGGTCAGACCGATTTCAAATCAACAGAAATGTTTTTAATCGCTGATATTCTTGAAAAAGATATCCACGAAATTTTTTTACCTAAAAAGACCACGATTCGTGGTTGA
- a CDS encoding FxLYD domain-containing protein: MKRMFLVISLLFVSIIVAGCGTTSTKKEVKYYDNDFVTDLGKALDARWAYTDDEANADVVMTEEGYETATQTELDVIEKYQDLKFKDSKLKEAALAYINELKNGLEVAKTYGSDSFYDNWEKHYDSRTSKLIAINDIKKIEVSEKNQSILDELLASGKEVQTKNKNEDTIKSFADSLTFTLDEANSDESLSYYIYTATAENTTQLNFEYLFLDIKLIDDQGTTVDTQTIYENDWAANEKRNLEFTTDKTFSTIQITVNDYSLED; this comes from the coding sequence ATGAAAAGAATGTTTTTAGTAATATCTTTATTATTTGTTAGTATTATTGTTGCTGGCTGTGGAACAACATCAACCAAAAAAGAAGTGAAATATTATGATAATGATTTTGTTACTGATTTAGGAAAGGCATTAGATGCCAGATGGGCATATACTGATGATGAAGCAAATGCTGATGTTGTAATGACTGAAGAAGGATACGAAACAGCTACTCAGACAGAGCTTGATGTTATTGAAAAATACCAAGATCTTAAATTTAAAGATAGCAAACTTAAAGAAGCTGCTTTAGCTTATATAAATGAACTAAAAAATGGGTTAGAAGTTGCTAAAACGTATGGTTCAGATTCATTTTATGATAATTGGGAAAAACATTATGATTCTAGAACTTCAAAATTAATTGCAATCAATGATATCAAAAAAATTGAAGTGTCTGAAAAAAACCAAAGTATTTTAGACGAATTGTTAGCATCTGGAAAAGAAGTTCAAACAAAGAACAAAAATGAAGATACAATAAAATCATTTGCTGATTCTCTTACATTTACATTGGATGAAGCGAATTCAGACGAATCTCTTTCATATTATATCTATACTGCTACTGCTGAAAATACTACTCAGTTGAACTTTGAATATTTATTTCTAGATATCAAGTTAATTGATGATCAGGGAACTACCGTTGATACTCAAACAATTTATGAAAATGACTGGGCGGCTAACGAGAAACGAAACCTTGAATTTACAACAGATAAAACTTTTTCAACTATTCAAATTACAGTAAATGATTATAGTTTAGAAGATTAA
- a CDS encoding NYN domain-containing protein: MKIAILVDGGFYRKRAATVLGHLTAKQRATELYSYCNRHLKDTNYGDEVRHDLYRIFYYDCPPISKQVYHPQSKRTIDFSKSETKAWTEDFFNELSHKRKVALRLGELSEGTVHYNLKPSSTKRLLNNTITVEDLTEKDFSLSMQQKGVDMRIGLDIASLAYKHQVDKIVLIAGDSDFVPAAKLARREGIDFVLDPLGSHIKDSLSLHIEGLRTCDNAYKQ; encoded by the coding sequence TTGAAAATAGCAATTTTGGTAGATGGTGGCTTTTATAGGAAACGTGCAGCAACTGTCTTAGGACATTTGACTGCTAAGCAGAGAGCAACCGAATTATATAGTTATTGTAATAGGCATCTAAAAGATACAAACTACGGTGATGAAGTCCGTCATGATTTATACAGAATTTTTTATTATGACTGTCCTCCTATTTCAAAACAAGTTTATCATCCTCAATCAAAAAGAACTATAGATTTTAGTAAGAGTGAAACTAAGGCATGGACTGAGGATTTCTTTAATGAATTGAGCCATAAACGTAAAGTTGCTCTTAGGCTCGGTGAATTAAGTGAAGGAACAGTACATTATAATTTAAAACCAAGTTCAACTAAAAGATTATTAAATAATACTATAACTGTTGAAGATTTAACTGAAAAAGACTTTAGCTTATCTATGCAACAAAAAGGTGTTGATATGCGTATAGGTCTTGATATAGCTTCTTTAGCTTATAAACACCAAGTTGATAAAATTGTATTGATAGCTGGAGATAGTGACTTTGTTCCTGCAGCAAAACTTGCTCGTCGAGAAGGGATTGATTTTGTCTTAGACCCTCTTGGTAGTCATATAAAAGATAGTCTAAGCCTTCACATTGAGGGTCTACGCACCTGTGATAACGCTTATAAGCAATAA
- a CDS encoding helix-turn-helix transcriptional regulator, which yields MDSVMQQFSDWLKSIIKETLNKLLEIERDDGFNELMNATETCKFLGIDYSTFQKYRYSDDFPKELPAKRWSKRAIKKWLENQI from the coding sequence ATGGATAGTGTAATGCAACAATTTTCTGATTGGTTAAAAAGCATAATCAAGGAAACATTAAACAAGCTTTTGGAAATCGAACGGGATGACGGGTTTAACGAGTTGATGAACGCCACAGAAACATGCAAGTTTCTAGGCATTGATTACAGCACATTTCAAAAATATCGTTATTCAGACGATTTTCCAAAAGAACTGCCAGCAAAACGCTGGTCTAAGCGAGCTATTAAGAAATGGCTTGAAAATCAAATTTAA
- a CDS encoding ATP-binding protein translates to MQITKGKRARAQKVVVYGPEGIGKSTFAAQFPEPLFIDTEGSTDNMDVSRLDKPSSYTMLKNEIAWVKANPTVCKTLVIDTIDWAESLVIADVCAQHGKKGIEDFGWGNGYTYTKEEMGRLLNQLGELVDLGINVVLTAHAQMRKFEQPDEMGSYDRWELKLGKKTSSQTAPLVKEWADMVLFANYKTVVMTADNGKKKATGGQRVLYTQHHPAWDAKNRHGLPEEMPFDYAGIAHIFNQAQPQPTPQPQQTAPEPAPQAPAQEQTPTAEPAPQVQPQAQETPQQPSQAPESLTQPAPERQPYQEPNLALPQALRDLMIQNQVTELEVQKAVAQKGYYPEDTPVIMYDPGFIDGVLIGAWDQVFNMIKDNRILPF, encoded by the coding sequence ATGCAAATTACAAAAGGAAAACGCGCACGAGCTCAAAAAGTAGTCGTTTATGGTCCTGAAGGTATTGGTAAGTCAACCTTTGCGGCACAATTTCCAGAACCGCTATTTATCGACACGGAAGGTTCAACAGATAACATGGACGTCTCACGCTTGGATAAGCCATCAAGTTACACTATGTTAAAAAACGAAATTGCATGGGTGAAAGCTAATCCAACTGTTTGTAAGACGCTTGTCATTGATACGATTGACTGGGCAGAAAGTTTAGTCATTGCAGATGTCTGCGCACAACATGGTAAGAAAGGTATTGAGGATTTCGGCTGGGGAAATGGCTACACATACACTAAGGAAGAAATGGGGCGTCTGCTCAATCAGCTTGGTGAATTGGTTGATTTAGGTATCAACGTTGTGTTAACAGCACACGCTCAAATGCGTAAATTTGAACAGCCAGACGAAATGGGAAGTTATGACCGCTGGGAGTTGAAACTCGGTAAAAAGACAAGTTCACAGACTGCACCGTTAGTTAAAGAATGGGCTGACATGGTTCTGTTTGCCAATTATAAAACAGTCGTTATGACAGCCGATAACGGTAAGAAAAAGGCTACTGGAGGGCAACGTGTTCTATACACGCAACACCACCCAGCTTGGGACGCTAAAAATCGTCATGGTTTGCCAGAAGAAATGCCATTTGATTATGCAGGCATTGCACACATCTTTAATCAAGCGCAACCACAGCCTACACCTCAACCACAACAAACAGCGCCTGAGCCTGCTCCACAAGCACCAGCACAGGAACAAACACCAACTGCCGAACCAGCGCCACAGGTTCAACCACAGGCACAAGAAACGCCACAGCAACCGTCACAAGCGCCTGAAAGCTTAACGCAGCCTGCGCCAGAACGTCAGCCTTACCAAGAGCCTAATTTAGCCTTACCACAAGCGCTGCGTGATTTAATGATACAAAATCAAGTCACAGAGCTTGAAGTCCAAAAGGCAGTTGCTCAAAAGGGTTACTATCCAGAGGATACGCCAGTTATCATGTACGACCCTGGATTTATCGACGGTGTCCTTATTGGCGCTTGGGACCAAGTATTCAACATGATTAAAGACAATCGTATCTTGCCATTTTAG
- a CDS encoding DUF4393 domain-containing protein yields MDELLPTILTSFATTMAVKGAEAPANTFNEAWKYVFGSIDSFLIRKNEKRRIDNEQYIKSLTEKVEKIPIEHIQEPKMSILGPALEASKFYIEEENIREMFASLLASSFDSSKNPQLHHSFVEIIKQMSPLDAQNLITIAKAGRFPVAQYAIQFDNQSTNPLKNLVFIPCENLHEAVDDSIFDFDRHATSISNLERLGLIKVDFATWLTKESRYSLLENNPLTEAYKNSYINKNNNESLHIVKGIIDISPLGSDLYDICLSE; encoded by the coding sequence ATGGATGAACTGTTACCAACAATTTTGACTTCTTTTGCCACAACAATGGCAGTAAAAGGAGCCGAAGCGCCAGCTAATACGTTTAATGAGGCATGGAAATATGTTTTCGGTTCTATTGACAGTTTTTTAATAAGAAAAAATGAAAAACGCAGAATAGATAACGAGCAATACATTAAGTCACTTACTGAAAAAGTAGAGAAAATTCCTATTGAACATATCCAAGAACCTAAAATGAGTATCCTTGGACCAGCGTTAGAAGCATCAAAATTTTATATTGAAGAAGAAAACATTAGAGAAATGTTTGCATCTTTGTTAGCTTCTTCGTTTGATTCTTCCAAAAACCCACAACTTCACCATTCATTTGTTGAAATTATTAAGCAAATGAGCCCATTAGATGCTCAAAATTTAATCACAATTGCGAAGGCAGGGAGATTTCCTGTGGCGCAATATGCAATACAATTTGATAACCAATCTACAAACCCATTAAAAAATTTAGTTTTTATTCCTTGTGAAAATCTTCATGAAGCAGTCGATGACTCCATCTTTGATTTCGACAGACACGCCACTTCAATAAGCAATTTGGAAAGACTTGGCTTGATAAAAGTAGACTTCGCAACATGGCTCACAAAAGAAAGCAGATATTCATTACTTGAAAATAACCCACTTACAGAAGCTTATAAGAATTCATATATTAATAAAAATAACAATGAATCTCTACATATTGTTAAAGGAATAATTGACATTTCACCACTTGGGTCTGATCTTTACGATATTTGTCTATCGGAATAA
- a CDS encoding helix-turn-helix domain-containing protein: MDKEEIAKFIGNKIKEYRKQNNWTQTELGEKIGIGKNAIGNYERGFRSPKKDTMYALANAFDISIDDLFPPIESAKPKQNITKVNFDPRQAILLSNYNKLNDNRKNKLVQTSEKLLAEEQGKVIDIQEKRAEYDTRKRVSLPAPGKVSAGTGYWQEDDYDTMVDFDADEIPDEDEYDTIAIVVGHSMEPKIKNGDFLFIKLTDQVDLNKIGIFKVNGENYVKKLKGDYLESLNKEYDDIPLSENDNIRTIGEVVDIYREK; encoded by the coding sequence ATGGATAAAGAAGAAATTGCCAAATTTATCGGAAATAAAATAAAAGAATATAGGAAACAAAATAATTGGACTCAAACTGAATTAGGCGAGAAAATTGGCATCGGTAAAAATGCTATAGGAAATTATGAACGTGGTTTCCGTTCTCCTAAAAAAGATACTATGTATGCTTTAGCTAACGCTTTCGATATTTCAATTGATGACTTATTTCCACCAATTGAATCAGCGAAACCAAAACAAAACATAACCAAAGTCAACTTTGACCCTCGTCAAGCGATTTTACTATCTAACTATAATAAGTTAAATGATAATCGTAAAAATAAACTTGTGCAGACATCTGAAAAACTTCTAGCTGAAGAGCAAGGTAAAGTTATTGATATTCAAGAAAAACGCGCTGAATATGATACGAGAAAACGAGTGAGCTTACCTGCTCCTGGTAAAGTATCGGCAGGGACTGGCTACTGGCAAGAAGATGATTATGACACAATGGTTGACTTTGACGCTGATGAGATACCAGATGAAGACGAGTATGATACTATCGCTATCGTCGTTGGTCATTCAATGGAACCCAAAATAAAAAATGGTGATTTCCTTTTTATCAAGCTAACAGACCAAGTCGATTTAAATAAAATCGGGATTTTTAAAGTTAACGGTGAAAATTACGTCAAGAAATTAAAAGGTGATTATTTAGAATCATTAAACAAGGAATACGATGATATTCCATTATCCGAAAATGATAACATTAGGACTATTGGGGAAGTTGTAGATATTTATAGAGAAAAGTAA
- a CDS encoding DUF4145 domain-containing protein gives MIFQATINSSVSKPVTIDDVCPNCKKPTNPHLVNSSYFSLERDKTSVVLTFRCLGCKHFWTEEFIATKYRINSYTDSYEIEHVNVVPNLPSDISFTDDLELISPLGKQIYTQALKAEVEQLDHLAGIGYRKALEFLIKDFLIATNPKDKTEIEKMLLKQVIETYIKDENLKTFALATAYIGNDETHYTRRHNDKDLQDLKKYLKGVIHYIEMQLQFLDAHELVNRPKKS, from the coding sequence ATGATATTTCAAGCAACAATAAACTCATCTGTTTCTAAACCTGTAACTATCGATGACGTATGCCCAAATTGTAAAAAACCAACAAATCCACACCTTGTAAATTCTTCTTATTTTTCTCTCGAAAGAGATAAAACAAGCGTGGTTTTAACATTTAGATGCTTAGGTTGTAAACATTTCTGGACAGAGGAATTTATCGCAACAAAATATCGAATAAATAGCTACACCGATAGCTACGAAATTGAGCACGTCAATGTAGTTCCAAATCTTCCTAGTGACATTTCTTTTACAGATGATCTTGAACTAATTTCCCCACTAGGTAAGCAAATTTATACTCAAGCACTAAAAGCTGAAGTTGAACAACTTGACCATTTAGCGGGGATTGGCTATAGAAAGGCTCTTGAATTTCTTATTAAAGATTTTTTGATTGCAACAAATCCAAAAGATAAAACCGAAATTGAAAAAATGCTCTTGAAACAAGTTATTGAGACGTATATCAAGGACGAAAATCTTAAAACCTTTGCTTTAGCAACTGCCTATATAGGTAACGATGAAACTCATTACACTAGACGGCATAACGATAAAGATTTACAAGATTTAAAGAAATACTTAAAAGGTGTTATTCACTACATTGAGATGCAACTTCAATTTCTTGATGCACATGAACTTGTGAATCGTCCAAAGAAATCTTAG
- a CDS encoding AAA family ATPase has protein sequence MVTINKLEIENVKRIKAVKIEPSASGLTVIGGNNNQGKTSVLDSIAWALGGNKYKPSKAEREGSIVPPTLKVTLSNGLIVERKGKNSSLKVIDPNGQKAGQQLLDSFVEELAINLPKFMESTPKDKANTLLQIIGVGDQLAELELKEKEIYNQRHAIGVIADQKEKFAKEQPYYPDAPKELVSISELIQQQQTILAKNGENARKRQNVTVIQQNYDFKKAEVEDFKQKLKQAEAQLAQLENDLSIAQTDAMDLHDESTAEIEENIARIDETNRRVRANLDKDKAEDDAKQQREQYNQLTNEIEAVRQQKTDLLTNADLPLEGLSVSDGKLLYQGQEWDNMSGSQQLMVATAIVRKLKPECGFVLIDKLEQMDQITLEQFGAWLEQEGLQAIATRVSTGEECAVIIEDGYSVVNEAHQQSTTAKPAFTAGTF, from the coding sequence ATGGTGACAATTAATAAACTAGAAATTGAGAACGTCAAACGGATTAAAGCGGTCAAAATTGAACCGTCAGCGAGTGGTTTGACTGTAATTGGTGGAAATAACAATCAAGGTAAGACCAGTGTTCTGGACAGCATTGCTTGGGCATTAGGTGGTAACAAATACAAACCAAGTAAAGCAGAACGCGAGGGCTCAATAGTGCCGCCAACACTAAAAGTAACCTTATCAAACGGTCTTATCGTTGAGCGCAAAGGTAAGAATAGCTCGCTTAAAGTCATTGACCCTAACGGTCAAAAAGCAGGGCAACAGTTACTTGACAGCTTCGTGGAAGAATTAGCTATCAACTTACCTAAATTCATGGAAAGCACACCAAAAGACAAGGCTAACACGCTTTTACAAATCATTGGTGTTGGTGACCAGTTAGCTGAATTGGAGCTAAAAGAAAAGGAAATCTATAATCAACGTCATGCAATTGGTGTGATTGCTGACCAGAAGGAAAAGTTCGCCAAAGAACAGCCGTATTATCCAGACGCACCAAAAGAACTGGTTAGTATTTCAGAGCTTATCCAACAGCAGCAGACTATCTTAGCTAAGAATGGTGAGAATGCTCGTAAGCGTCAAAATGTGACAGTCATTCAACAAAATTACGACTTCAAGAAAGCCGAAGTAGAGGACTTCAAACAAAAATTAAAACAAGCAGAAGCACAATTGGCACAGCTTGAAAATGATTTGTCTATCGCACAGACTGACGCTATGGACTTGCATGACGAATCAACAGCTGAAATCGAAGAAAATATTGCACGTATTGACGAAACCAATCGCCGTGTTCGCGCTAATCTTGATAAAGATAAAGCCGAAGACGACGCCAAACAACAGCGTGAACAATACAATCAATTGACTAACGAAATCGAAGCTGTTCGTCAACAGAAAACAGATTTGTTAACTAACGCAGACTTGCCACTTGAAGGCTTATCAGTATCTGACGGTAAGCTACTATATCAAGGGCAAGAATGGGATAACATGTCTGGTAGTCAACAACTTATGGTGGCTACTGCGATTGTTCGTAAACTCAAACCAGAATGTGGCTTTGTTTTAATTGACAAGTTGGAACAAATGGACCAAATCACACTTGAACAATTTGGCGCTTGGCTAGAACAAGAAGGTTTACAAGCCATTGCCACAAGGGTATCAACTGGTGAAGAATGTGCTGTGATAATCGAGGACGGTTACTCAGTCGTTAACGAAGCACATCAACAATCAACAACAGCTAAGCCAGCATTTACAGCAGGTACATTTTAA
- a CDS encoding tyrosine-type recombinase/integrase: MKYNKTKYPNIYTYETKKGKRYYVRRKFKLHGKQTEVSASGLKTVAEARQALAEIENKIANGDYDPRKNMTVNDYWQIYSENRIKTGRWAPDTVMTKTSWYNHHFSKQFGATLLKDIKRTKYEAYISSLLNSYSRATVIQINALFEAMVTDAVVNGYLDKNPILKIYIGKSNIPTKKKRLSLEEFRAWDECAREILSSYDYTMARLTYFGLRRSEVLGIKFSSLNLVNGRFRIFLDESRTERRPEGGRMKTRTSKRYVLLDEETTELLQKAMMFARRIAKESNRILGQNDFIFVDEGANLKKRRGEPIKYSHIATIFKKVSAESEIHASPHMMRHFFATQGQIAGVSIEHMAVALGHSTSYMTQQYTHIKDEVAGEVTDSFLRAIK; encoded by the coding sequence ATGAAATACAATAAGACAAAATATCCAAATATATACACATATGAAACTAAAAAAGGCAAACGCTACTACGTTCGCCGAAAATTCAAGTTACATGGTAAGCAAACAGAAGTGAGTGCTAGTGGCTTAAAAACAGTCGCTGAAGCCAGACAGGCACTTGCTGAAATCGAAAACAAAATCGCAAATGGTGACTACGACCCCCGTAAAAACATGACCGTTAACGATTACTGGCAGATATACAGCGAAAATCGTATCAAAACTGGGCGTTGGGCGCCAGATACAGTTATGACAAAGACAAGTTGGTACAATCATCATTTTAGTAAACAATTTGGTGCTACGCTATTAAAAGACATTAAACGCACAAAATACGAAGCATATATATCTAGTTTATTAAATAGCTATTCAAGAGCTACTGTCATTCAAATCAATGCTCTTTTCGAAGCTATGGTAACTGACGCTGTTGTAAATGGTTATCTTGACAAAAATCCTATTTTGAAAATCTATATTGGTAAAAGCAATATTCCTACTAAAAAGAAACGATTGTCTTTAGAGGAATTTCGTGCTTGGGACGAATGCGCTCGTGAAATATTAAGCAGCTATGATTATACTATGGCTAGACTGACTTATTTCGGCTTGCGTCGAAGTGAGGTTTTAGGTATTAAATTCAGCTCATTAAATTTGGTGAACGGACGCTTTAGAATATTCTTGGACGAAAGCAGAACGGAAAGACGTCCAGAGGGCGGCAGAATGAAAACAAGAACCTCAAAACGTTATGTGTTGCTTGACGAAGAGACGACAGAATTGTTACAAAAAGCCATGATGTTTGCAAGACGAATCGCCAAAGAAAGCAATAGAATTCTCGGACAAAATGATTTTATTTTCGTCGATGAGGGAGCAAACCTCAAGAAACGAAGAGGTGAACCAATAAAATATTCTCATATCGCTACCATTTTCAAAAAAGTAAGTGCTGAATCGGAAATTCACGCTTCACCTCATATGATGAGACACTTTTTTGCTACACAAGGTCAGATTGCTGGTGTATCAATCGAGCATATGGCGGTAGCTTTAGGACATTCAACATCTTACATGACACAACAATATACGCATATTAAAGACGAGGTAGCCGGTGAAGTTACTGATTCATTCTTGCGTGCAATCAAGTAA
- a CDS encoding DEAD/DEAH box helicase, with translation MELRSYQQESIDSILSEWEQGHKRTLLVLPTGCGKTVVFTKLTEELVRQGKRVLILAHRSELLEQAADKLKKVTGLGASVEKAEQTSQGSWYRVTVGSVQTLQRDKRLEQFPKDYWDVIIVDEAHHILADGYQKVMNYFDCADVLGVTATADRSDRRNLGEYFDSLAYEYSIVDAIKSGYLSKITAVTIPLTLDLSSVSQQAGDFKASEVGTALDPYLEQIADEMVKQCSDRKTVVFLPLVKTSKKFRDILNKKGFKAAEVNGESEDRAEILADFDEGKYNVLCNSMLLTEGWDCPSVDCVVVLRPTKVRALYSQMVGRGTRLAEGKENLLILDFLWHTERHELCRPAHLITDSPEVAKKMVENMAEQTNQQFELLEAEETASKDVVAEREEALAKQLSEMRKRKRRLVDPLQFEMSIQAEDLADYVPAFGIEMTPPTDKQLKALEKFGIFTDDIGNFGKASKLLDRLKKRQTEGLTTPKQIRLLERYGFKNVGMWTFASASSLINRIAANGWHVPRGIRPAEFKPE, from the coding sequence ATGGAATTACGAAGCTATCAACAAGAAAGTATTGACTCTATTTTGTCAGAATGGGAGCAAGGTCATAAAAGAACGTTATTAGTTTTGCCAACAGGGTGTGGGAAAACCGTAGTTTTTACTAAGTTAACCGAGGAATTGGTTAGGCAAGGAAAACGTGTTCTTATTTTAGCTCACCGCTCGGAATTGCTAGAACAAGCAGCAGATAAATTAAAAAAAGTTACTGGGCTTGGTGCCTCGGTCGAAAAAGCTGAGCAGACTTCGCAAGGGTCATGGTATCGTGTAACTGTTGGTAGTGTCCAAACGCTTCAAAGAGATAAACGACTTGAACAATTTCCAAAAGATTATTGGGATGTCATTATTGTAGACGAAGCGCACCATATTTTAGCTGATGGTTACCAAAAAGTAATGAATTACTTTGATTGCGCAGATGTATTGGGAGTTACAGCTACAGCTGACAGATCTGATCGTCGCAATCTAGGCGAATATTTCGACAGTCTAGCTTACGAGTATTCGATTGTTGACGCAATCAAATCTGGCTATTTATCAAAAATCACAGCAGTTACTATCCCGTTGACGTTGGATTTATCAAGTGTTAGTCAACAAGCTGGTGATTTCAAGGCTAGCGAAGTTGGAACAGCGTTAGATCCATATTTGGAACAAATCGCAGATGAAATGGTTAAGCAATGTTCAGACAGGAAAACAGTTGTATTCTTACCATTGGTAAAGACGTCTAAGAAATTCCGCGACATTTTAAACAAGAAGGGCTTTAAAGCTGCTGAAGTGAATGGCGAGTCAGAAGACCGTGCGGAAATTTTAGCTGACTTTGACGAAGGTAAATACAATGTTCTGTGTAATTCAATGTTACTGACTGAAGGCTGGGATTGTCCGAGCGTTGACTGCGTTGTGGTGCTTAGACCGACAAAGGTTAGAGCGCTGTATAGTCAAATGGTAGGACGTGGCACGCGCTTAGCTGAAGGTAAAGAGAATTTGTTGATTCTGGATTTCCTTTGGCATACAGAACGCCACGAACTATGCCGACCAGCACATCTAATCACAGACAGCCCAGAAGTGGCTAAGAAAATGGTTGAAAACATGGCTGAACAGACGAACCAACAATTTGAATTGCTGGAAGCTGAAGAAACAGCTAGCAAGGACGTTGTGGCTGAACGTGAAGAAGCACTTGCAAAACAATTATCAGAAATGCGCAAGCGTAAACGTCGATTAGTTGACCCACTACAATTTGAAATGTCTATCCAAGCCGAGGACTTAGCGGACTATGTTCCAGCGTTTGGCATTGAGATGACACCGCCAACAGACAAACAACTAAAAGCATTAGAGAAATTCGGTATCTTTACTGATGATATTGGCAATTTTGGTAAGGCTAGCAAGCTGTTAGACCGACTTAAGAAACGTCAAACAGAAGGGCTAACCACACCTAAACAAATTCGTTTGCTTGAACGCTACGGGTTTAAAAATGTTGGTATGTGGACATTTGCCAGCGCAAGTAGCTTAATTAATCGCATTGCTGCAAACGGTTGGCATGTTCCTCGCGGTATTCGACCAGCGGAATTTAAACCAGAATAA